One segment of Pseudooceanicola aestuarii DNA contains the following:
- a CDS encoding winged helix-turn-helix transcriptional regulator — MGGLIIDGDLKTSGAGGNAAGMTLDPAVPDATLGPLSTSLRRALAILGDPWTMLILKESFNGTRRFGDFRRNLNIPKQTLSLRLAALCQHQMLHRRYLNANAGTVLYVPTAKTFDLADAMYSIWLWHRANPGPVDALPFDLVHVPCGHVLRATYRCTDCHGPVTGAALEVRRTDPPQHDTAPRPRLARRNDAAITAAQTDGGALIAASLVGDIACNEVLYALAQGPRHLLALSRDLQIGQIVLRDRLNKLLDLGLVEERKEGRMSVFAPLKRAEDFLPLILSIAAWGDRWCNGDAPPPEIRLHDCGALLNARYSCDHCDGWVGHGTIRVVPREARP; from the coding sequence GTGGGCGGCCTGATCATCGACGGTGACTTGAAAACCTCCGGCGCGGGCGGCAATGCTGCGGGCATGACACTGGACCCTGCCGTGCCGGACGCAACGCTCGGCCCTCTTTCGACGTCGTTGCGTCGGGCGCTCGCCATTCTCGGCGATCCCTGGACCATGCTGATCCTGAAGGAATCCTTCAACGGCACGCGCCGGTTCGGGGACTTCCGGCGCAATCTGAACATCCCCAAGCAGACATTGTCGCTGCGGCTGGCGGCGCTGTGTCAACATCAGATGCTGCACCGGCGCTACCTGAACGCCAATGCGGGCACGGTTCTTTATGTGCCGACGGCCAAGACATTCGATCTGGCCGATGCGATGTATTCGATCTGGCTGTGGCACCGGGCCAACCCCGGTCCGGTCGATGCGCTGCCATTTGATCTGGTGCATGTGCCCTGTGGCCATGTGTTGCGTGCGACCTATCGCTGTACGGATTGCCACGGCCCGGTCACTGGCGCGGCGCTGGAGGTGCGGCGCACCGATCCGCCGCAGCACGACACCGCGCCGCGCCCCCGCCTGGCCCGGCGCAACGATGCCGCCATTACTGCCGCGCAGACCGATGGCGGGGCGCTGATCGCGGCGTCCCTTGTCGGGGATATCGCCTGCAACGAGGTGCTTTATGCGCTGGCGCAGGGGCCGCGCCACCTGCTGGCGCTGTCGCGGGATTTGCAGATTGGCCAAATCGTCCTGCGCGACCGGCTGAACAAGTTGCTGGACCTCGGTTTGGTGGAGGAGCGGAAGGAGGGCCGGATGTCGGTCTTTGCCCCTTTGAAACGGGCGGAGGATTTCCTGCCCCTGATCCTGTCCATCGCCGCCTGGGGCGACCGCTGGTGCAATGGCGATGCGCCGCCGCCGGAGATCCGCCTGCATGATTGCGGCGCGCTGCTGAATGCGCGCTACAGCTGCGATCATTGCGACGGCTGGGTCGGGCATGGCACCATCCGCGTGGTCCCCCGCGAGGCCAGGCCATGA
- a CDS encoding alpha/beta fold hydrolase produces MTRLTCIPGLMSTGTVFDRLAARMGRAVAVAQPAADDDFARLAAGLAAGMQPRTVLLGHSMGAYLALAVALRMPERIAGLVLVSASAAADTPQAAAMRAKTVDWARRKGLDALAQGQVQTLLAPDNRARADLGAVMQAMAHDVGLDTFAAHQTALATRPDQTDALPGIGCPALVLTGALDCVTPPATGRALAKALPNAQFHEIPGAGHMPPLEAPEALAGHLTAFIDTLPQKAPAT; encoded by the coding sequence ATGACTCGACTGACCTGCATCCCCGGCCTGATGAGCACCGGCACCGTGTTTGACCGGCTTGCCGCGCGGATGGGCCGGGCCGTTGCCGTCGCACAGCCGGCAGCGGATGACGACTTCGCCCGCCTTGCCGCTGGTCTGGCCGCTGGCATGCAGCCGCGCACGGTGCTGCTGGGCCATTCTATGGGCGCCTACCTGGCACTGGCCGTGGCGCTGCGGATGCCGGAACGCATCGCCGGGCTGGTCCTGGTCAGCGCCAGCGCCGCCGCCGACACGCCGCAGGCCGCCGCAATGCGCGCCAAGACGGTGGATTGGGCCCGCCGCAAGGGGCTGGACGCGCTGGCCCAGGGGCAGGTGCAGACGCTGCTGGCGCCCGACAACCGCGCGCGCGCCGATCTGGGCGCGGTGATGCAGGCGATGGCACATGATGTCGGGCTCGACACCTTTGCCGCGCACCAGACGGCGCTGGCCACCCGGCCCGATCAGACCGACGCCCTGCCCGGCATCGGCTGCCCCGCGCTGGTTCTGACAGGCGCGCTGGATTGCGTGACCCCGCCCGCCACCGGCCGCGCCCTGGCCAAGGCCCTGCCCAACGCGCAATTCCACGAGATCCCCGGCGCCGGGCACATGCCTCCGCTGGAGGCGCCCGAGGCGCTGGCCGGGCACCTGACCGCATTTATTGACACCCTGCCGCAGAAGGCGCCCGCGACATGA
- a CDS encoding TRAP transporter large permease: protein MSALLVCLILVFLALGVPVGFALWLSGLIFVLATGATSLTQIAQSVYSGLDSFVLLAVPFFILAGNIMLRSGFARYLFDLMQSLVGSVPGGASIGASGASAIFGAMTGSSVASAAALGRTMIPTMEGLGYPRQYTAGLMAAGGTLGILIPPSVAMVIFAELSQQSVKSLFLAGVVPGLVSAVAIGAVAFTIAFRHGYGLRTEPFSWTAVGRSLLTAGPALAMPAIVLGGIYTGTTTPTEAAALSVVYGLFVGMVVYRSIGWRDLPAIFVDSARGTGSILFILSGALFIGMLATLVGIPQTIVGAIDALNLHPMGFLLLASLMLIVLGCFLDGFTLLTVVAPLLLPSVQVLGIDPIHFAIVLVLNIEIAAVTPPIGLNLFVIAGISGTTMKEVSLGVAPFVVALMAVLLLLIFVPHLSLMLL from the coding sequence ATGTCCGCGCTTCTTGTCTGTCTTATCCTGGTCTTCCTGGCCCTGGGCGTGCCTGTCGGCTTTGCCCTGTGGCTGTCCGGGCTGATCTTCGTGCTGGCCACCGGCGCGACCTCTCTCACCCAGATCGCGCAATCGGTCTATTCGGGGCTGGACAGCTTCGTGCTGCTGGCGGTGCCGTTCTTCATTCTGGCGGGCAACATCATGCTGCGCTCGGGCTTTGCGCGCTATCTCTTCGACCTGATGCAAAGCCTGGTGGGCAGCGTCCCCGGCGGCGCCTCCATCGGGGCCAGCGGGGCCTCCGCGATATTTGGCGCGATGACGGGATCTTCCGTTGCCTCCGCCGCCGCATTGGGCCGCACCATGATCCCCACCATGGAGGGGCTGGGCTATCCACGCCAATACACCGCCGGGCTGATGGCGGCGGGCGGCACGCTGGGCATCCTGATCCCGCCCTCTGTCGCCATGGTGATCTTTGCCGAGCTGTCGCAGCAATCGGTCAAGTCGCTGTTCCTGGCCGGGGTGGTGCCAGGCCTTGTCTCGGCCGTGGCGATCGGGGCGGTGGCCTTCACCATCGCGTTCCGCCATGGCTACGGGCTGCGCACCGAACCGTTTTCCTGGACCGCCGTGGGCCGCAGCCTGCTGACCGCCGGGCCGGCGCTGGCCATGCCCGCCATCGTGCTGGGCGGGATCTACACAGGCACCACCACCCCGACAGAGGCCGCGGCGCTGTCCGTCGTCTACGGGCTGTTCGTGGGCATGGTGGTCTATCGCTCCATCGGGTGGCGCGACCTGCCCGCCATTTTCGTGGACAGCGCGCGCGGCACCGGATCGATCCTGTTCATCCTGTCGGGGGCGCTGTTCATCGGGATGCTGGCCACGCTGGTCGGCATTCCCCAGACCATCGTCGGCGCCATCGACGCGCTGAACCTGCATCCGATGGGATTTCTGCTGCTGGCCAGCCTGATGCTGATCGTACTGGGCTGTTTCCTTGACGGGTTCACCCTGCTGACCGTGGTGGCGCCGCTGCTGCTGCCCTCGGTCCAGGTGCTGGGCATCGACCCGATCCATTTCGCCATCGTACTGGTGCTGAACATCGAGATCGCCGCCGTCACGCCGCCCATCGGGCTGAACCTCTTTGTCATCGCCGGGATCTCCGGCACCACGATGAAAGAGGTTTCCCTGGGCGTCGCGCCCTTTGTCGTGGCGCTGATGGCGGTGCTGCTGCTGTTGATCTTCGTGCCGCATCTGTCGCTGATGCTTCTCTGA
- a CDS encoding PaaI family thioesterase, which produces MTADPATRFRPAYPFQSLLGFRKTAFREGYAAFELALEEAHMNRAGIPHGGVYSALLDSALGAAGCYIGQDNDFRAAVTLNLNVSFLAAPGDRLLIAEGRVVGGGRKIYFSEGEVRDGAGTSVARATGTFRLMGQG; this is translated from the coding sequence ATGACAGCTGACCCCGCCACCCGGTTCCGCCCCGCCTATCCGTTCCAATCCCTGCTGGGGTTCCGCAAGACCGCGTTCCGCGAGGGGTACGCCGCCTTCGAACTGGCGCTGGAGGAGGCGCATATGAACCGCGCGGGCATCCCGCATGGCGGTGTCTATTCCGCCCTGCTGGACAGCGCGTTGGGCGCCGCCGGGTGCTATATCGGGCAGGACAACGATTTTCGCGCGGCGGTGACGCTGAACCTGAACGTCAGCTTTCTGGCAGCACCAGGGGATCGCCTGCTGATCGCCGAGGGGCGCGTGGTCGGCGGCGGGCGCAAGATCTACTTCTCCGAGGGGGAAGTCCGCGACGGCGCAGGCACATCCGTGGCGCGCGCCACCGGCACCTTTCGCCTGATGGGGCAGGGGTAG
- a CDS encoding fumarylacetoacetate hydrolase family protein → MKLVRFGPQGNERPGLLDTGGVLRDLSGRVADFEGAGVSLDALETLRGIDTDSLPEVPGDVRLGAPLARVGNFLAVGLNYAEHARESGQPAPAEPILFNKAPNSLSGPNDPVLRPATSQKLDWEVELAIIIGRAAHNVSRADALSYVAGYAVCNDVSERAWQAEGTGQWVKGKSAPTFGPLGPWLVTADEVPDPQALDLSLSLNGQVMQNGSTSDMIFAVDEIIAFASQFMRLDPGDVITTGTPSGVGMGLSPQVFLKAGDVMELTVQGLGRQRQQVQDA, encoded by the coding sequence ATGAAACTTGTCCGATTTGGCCCCCAAGGCAACGAACGTCCCGGTCTTCTGGATACTGGCGGCGTGCTGCGTGACCTGTCCGGCCGCGTCGCCGATTTCGAAGGGGCGGGCGTGTCCCTCGACGCGCTGGAGACGCTGCGCGGCATCGACACCGACAGCCTGCCCGAAGTGCCGGGCGACGTCCGGTTGGGCGCGCCGCTGGCCCGGGTTGGGAATTTCCTGGCGGTGGGGCTGAACTACGCCGAACACGCCCGTGAATCCGGCCAGCCCGCCCCGGCAGAGCCGATCCTGTTCAACAAGGCCCCCAACAGCCTGAGCGGCCCGAACGACCCGGTCCTGCGTCCGGCCACTTCGCAGAAACTGGATTGGGAGGTCGAGCTGGCAATCATCATCGGCCGCGCGGCGCACAATGTCTCCCGCGCGGATGCGCTGTCGTATGTGGCGGGCTACGCGGTGTGCAACGATGTCTCGGAACGGGCCTGGCAGGCGGAAGGCACCGGCCAGTGGGTCAAGGGCAAAAGCGCCCCGACCTTTGGTCCGCTGGGCCCCTGGCTTGTTACCGCGGACGAGGTGCCGGACCCGCAGGCGCTGGACCTGTCGCTGTCGCTGAACGGTCAGGTGATGCAGAACGGTTCGACCTCGGACATGATCTTCGCAGTGGACGAGATCATCGCCTTTGCTTCGCAGTTCATGCGGCTGGATCCGGGCGACGTCATCACCACCGGCACGCCCTCCGGCGTGGGCATGGGCCTGTCGCCGCAGGTGTTCCTGAAGGCCGGCGATGTCATGGAGCTGACCGTGCAGGGCCTGGGCCGGCAACGCCAGCAGGTTCAGGACGCCTGA
- a CDS encoding amidohydrolase family protein, whose translation MQIIDSHHHIWRQADLAWLQGPMQPRIFGPYEPLRRDYPIEEYRADIAGCDVVKSVYVQANWPEHLFEEETRWVQETADRTGWPHGIVGYADMTAEDAGPQLDRLARYGRMRGIRQQFHWHETPLYRFAATPDLCAQPQVRRNIRKLADHGWSFDLQVFASQMEGAAELAAACPDVTFVLQHAGMPEDLTDAGWSGWGAGMRRLADQPNVVTKLSAFGTFVHRLDADLIARIVHETVAIFGAQRCMWGSNFPIEKLWTSYDALLAAHLEATEGMPPADRAAIFHDTAARIYRL comes from the coding sequence ATGCAGATCATCGACAGCCACCACCACATCTGGCGCCAGGCGGACCTCGCCTGGCTACAGGGGCCGATGCAGCCGCGCATCTTCGGCCCCTACGAGCCGCTGCGCCGCGACTACCCGATCGAGGAATATCGCGCCGACATCGCCGGCTGCGATGTGGTGAAATCCGTCTACGTTCAGGCCAACTGGCCCGAACACCTGTTCGAGGAGGAAACCCGTTGGGTCCAGGAGACCGCCGACCGTACCGGCTGGCCGCATGGCATCGTGGGCTATGCCGACATGACCGCCGAAGACGCAGGGCCACAGCTGGACCGGCTGGCGCGCTACGGGCGGATGCGCGGCATCCGGCAGCAGTTCCACTGGCACGAGACACCGCTTTACCGCTTTGCGGCGACGCCCGACCTGTGCGCGCAGCCGCAAGTGCGGCGCAATATTCGCAAGCTGGCCGACCATGGCTGGAGCTTCGACCTGCAAGTCTTTGCCAGCCAGATGGAAGGCGCGGCAGAACTGGCGGCGGCCTGTCCCGACGTGACCTTTGTGCTGCAACATGCCGGGATGCCGGAAGATCTGACCGATGCCGGCTGGTCCGGCTGGGGCGCGGGGATGCGGCGGCTGGCCGACCAGCCCAACGTGGTGACGAAACTGTCGGCCTTCGGCACCTTCGTGCACCGCCTGGATGCGGATCTGATCGCCCGCATCGTGCACGAAACGGTGGCGATCTTCGGGGCGCAGCGCTGCATGTGGGGCTCCAACTTCCCGATTGAAAAGCTGTGGACCAGTTACGACGCGCTGCTGGCCGCCCACCTTGAAGCCACCGAGGGGATGCCCCCCGCCGACCGCGCCGCGATCTTCCATGACACGGCCGCGCGGATCTACCGGCTGTAA
- a CDS encoding IclR family transcriptional regulator: protein MSPPNLLHEHDLSDPKFVSALARGLGVLRAFRRSDTTLGNQALASRTGLPKATVSRLTYTLCKLGYLAQVETSGEYRLAAGAMTLGLSAVAATDLHDRAMMELEILCRSDNANVAAGLGERHDLSMIYLATYRKPRALALNFTLGGEVPLFATSIGRAAIMTQPEDRQDALLARARDRARPEWRDRLAGWLDKAREDYARYGFCTSFGDWREEIHGIAAPVTLPDKTRSLAINVGGLSFFNPAEELMRDHGDRLLQAAANLSLKLRDDDDS from the coding sequence ATGAGCCCGCCCAACCTTCTGCACGAACACGACCTGTCGGACCCGAAATTCGTCAGCGCGCTGGCGCGGGGCCTGGGTGTGCTGCGCGCCTTTCGCCGGTCCGATACCACGCTGGGCAACCAGGCGCTGGCCAGCCGCACGGGTCTGCCCAAGGCGACGGTGTCGCGGCTGACCTACACGCTGTGCAAGCTGGGGTACCTTGCCCAGGTGGAGACCTCGGGCGAGTATCGGCTGGCGGCGGGCGCAATGACCCTGGGCCTGAGCGCGGTGGCCGCCACCGACCTGCATGATCGCGCGATGATGGAGCTGGAAATCCTGTGCCGGTCCGACAATGCCAATGTGGCGGCGGGCCTCGGCGAGCGGCACGACCTGTCGATGATCTACCTGGCCACCTATCGCAAGCCGCGCGCGCTGGCGCTGAATTTCACTCTGGGCGGGGAAGTGCCGCTGTTTGCCACCTCCATCGGGCGGGCGGCGATCATGACCCAGCCGGAGGATCGGCAGGATGCCCTGCTGGCGCGCGCCCGCGACCGCGCCCGGCCGGAATGGCGCGACCGGCTGGCCGGCTGGCTGGACAAGGCGCGGGAGGATTACGCGCGCTACGGCTTCTGCACCTCCTTCGGCGATTGGCGGGAGGAAATCCACGGCATCGCCGCCCCCGTCACCCTGCCGGACAAGACCCGGTCGCTGGCGATCAATGTCGGCGGGCTGAGCTTCTTCAACCCGGCGGAGGAGCTGATGCGCGACCACGGCGACCGCCTGTTGCAGGCCGCCGCGAACCTGTCCCTGAAACTGCGAGACGATGATGACAGCTGA
- a CDS encoding NAD(P)H-dependent flavin oxidoreductase, whose product MSPDTLTALPPVADRLRQLRVPAFVAPMFLVSTPELVIASSRAGMVGTFPAPNLRSSAELGQWMAQVNAGLAAPTTEDWPVAPWALNMVTHSTSPRLPTDLEQVAEHQPPIVITALGSPRPVIPTVQGYGGLVFADVITEDLARKAADAGVDGLVLVCAGAGGHTGELSPLVFVERVRRFFDGYICLGGGIATGDAILAAQTLGADFGYVGTSFIPAAETMAEDAYRQMLVDSTAGDLMITRAFTGARASMLKPSMLRQGLDPAELEFKVAKMNFTGRKDEAVKPWSGIWGAGQGVGRIDRVEPAADIVARFAREYDAARARMKQVIA is encoded by the coding sequence ATGAGCCCCGATACCCTGACTGCCCTGCCCCCCGTCGCCGACCGCCTGCGCCAGCTGCGCGTGCCGGCCTTTGTCGCGCCGATGTTCCTGGTCTCCACCCCGGAGCTGGTGATCGCCAGCAGCCGCGCCGGCATGGTCGGCACCTTTCCCGCGCCGAACCTGCGCAGCAGCGCCGAGCTGGGGCAATGGATGGCGCAAGTAAATGCCGGGCTGGCCGCGCCCACGACCGAAGATTGGCCCGTCGCGCCCTGGGCGCTGAACATGGTGACCCATTCCACCAGCCCGCGCCTGCCCACCGACCTGGAGCAGGTCGCCGAACATCAGCCGCCCATCGTCATCACCGCCCTGGGCAGCCCGCGCCCGGTGATCCCCACGGTGCAGGGCTATGGCGGGCTGGTCTTTGCCGATGTCATCACCGAAGACCTGGCGCGCAAGGCCGCCGATGCCGGGGTGGACGGGCTGGTGCTGGTCTGCGCCGGGGCCGGGGGCCATACCGGAGAGCTGAGCCCGCTGGTCTTCGTGGAACGGGTACGGCGGTTCTTTGACGGCTACATCTGTCTGGGCGGCGGCATCGCCACCGGCGACGCGATCCTGGCCGCGCAGACGCTGGGCGCCGATTTCGGCTATGTCGGCACGTCCTTCATTCCCGCCGCCGAAACCATGGCCGAGGACGCCTATCGCCAGATGCTGGTGGACAGCACGGCGGGCGACCTGATGATCACGCGGGCGTTTACCGGCGCGCGGGCCAGCATGTTGAAACCGTCGATGTTGCGGCAGGGGCTGGACCCGGCCGAGCTGGAATTCAAGGTGGCCAAGATGAACTTTACCGGCCGCAAGGACGAGGCGGTCAAGCCATGGTCCGGCATCTGGGGCGCCGGTCAGGGCGTCGGCCGCATCGACCGGGTGGAGCCCGCCGCCGACATCGTGGCCCGGTTCGCCCGCGAATACGACGCCGCCCGCGCCCGGATGAAACAGGTGATCGCATGA
- a CDS encoding carotenoid oxygenase family protein translates to MSDDHTPLAVTKANVRMFAPDGSPPPDAPDWIWNYDHPYLHGAFAPADAEYETEDLEVEGEIPADLCGAYVMNGPSQRFEPVNHKYHYYDGDAQLRAIYFRDGRATFRQRYLRNGAFIVEDKAGKAIWPGIAGPYDFRLPGSPIKDVSNTDVIFYRGSLLSLWHMSGDPYRVDPETLETTGRETLGGQLSHSLSAHSKTDPITGELFFFNYQDEPPYMSYGMADAQGQLKFDIDIDLSGPRSPHDMGLTENYAILHDLPFYHDVDILKTHGRRVMGFHRDQPARFGLIDRFGRSDKVQWFEAEACYILHISNSWEEGDWVHMIGCRQEDPMPQKDGRDHHLASMMAYRRRSHVLYRWSFNTRTGVTREGMIDERNTEFPTVNTHMLGRKTRYSFNQIIPVPQDGTLEGRCQTFNGLLRYDLETGETQRYDYGDGVYGSEAPVAAAQGAGQGTDETRAYPVIFTTDSNTWESHCLIFDASDITRPIARVKIPRRISIGFHTTWVDGKDLWAA, encoded by the coding sequence ATGTCTGACGATCACACCCCCCTGGCCGTGACCAAGGCCAATGTGCGCATGTTCGCCCCCGACGGCAGTCCGCCGCCCGACGCGCCTGACTGGATCTGGAACTACGATCACCCCTACCTGCACGGCGCCTTTGCCCCGGCGGATGCGGAATACGAGACCGAAGATCTGGAAGTCGAAGGCGAGATCCCCGCCGATCTGTGTGGGGCCTACGTGATGAACGGCCCCTCGCAGCGGTTCGAGCCGGTAAACCACAAGTACCATTATTACGATGGCGATGCGCAGCTGCGGGCGATCTATTTCCGCGACGGGCGCGCAACCTTTCGGCAGCGATACCTCCGCAACGGGGCTTTCATCGTCGAGGACAAGGCCGGAAAGGCGATCTGGCCCGGCATCGCGGGCCCCTATGACTTTCGCCTGCCCGGATCGCCGATCAAGGATGTCTCGAACACCGATGTCATCTTCTACCGGGGCAGCCTGCTGTCGCTGTGGCACATGTCCGGCGATCCCTATCGCGTCGATCCCGAGACGCTGGAAACCACGGGCCGGGAGACTCTGGGCGGGCAGCTGTCGCATTCCCTGTCGGCGCATTCCAAAACCGATCCGATCACCGGAGAGCTGTTCTTCTTCAATTACCAGGACGAGCCGCCCTACATGAGCTACGGCATGGCCGATGCGCAGGGGCAGCTGAAATTCGATATCGACATCGACCTGTCCGGTCCCCGGTCGCCGCATGACATGGGCCTGACCGAGAATTACGCCATCCTGCACGATCTGCCCTTCTATCACGACGTGGACATCCTGAAGACCCACGGTCGCCGGGTCATGGGCTTCCATCGGGATCAGCCCGCGCGGTTCGGCCTGATCGACCGGTTCGGCCGGTCGGACAAGGTGCAGTGGTTCGAGGCCGAGGCCTGCTACATCCTGCATATCTCCAACTCCTGGGAGGAAGGCGATTGGGTCCACATGATCGGCTGCCGTCAGGAAGACCCGATGCCGCAGAAGGACGGGCGGGATCATCACCTGGCGTCAATGATGGCCTATCGCCGGCGCAGCCATGTGCTGTATCGCTGGTCGTTCAACACCCGCACCGGCGTCACGCGCGAAGGCATGATCGACGAGCGGAACACCGAATTCCCCACCGTGAACACCCATATGCTGGGCCGCAAGACGCGCTACAGCTTCAACCAGATCATCCCGGTGCCGCAGGACGGCACGCTGGAAGGCCGGTGCCAGACCTTCAACGGCCTGCTGCGCTATGATCTGGAGACGGGAGAGACGCAGCGCTACGATTACGGCGACGGCGTCTATGGGTCCGAAGCGCCGGTGGCGGCGGCCCAGGGCGCAGGCCAGGGCACGGACGAGACCCGCGCCTACCCGGTGATCTTCACCACCGACAGCAACACATGGGAAAGCCATTGCCTGATCTTCGACGCGTCGGACATCACCCGACCGATCGCACGGGTGAAGATCCCGCGCCGGATCTCCATCGGGTTCCACACCACCTGGGTGGATGGCAAAGACCTGTGGGCGGCCTGA
- a CDS encoding class I adenylate-forming enzyme family protein, whose amino-acid sequence MSPFSAADRARHRDSGHWGEVTIHAMFAATAARVPDRPGLIDPPNRTALVGGAPRRLTYARMQEEVDQLAEALRAQGLGAGSLVAVQYPNVAELVLLYLALARIGAILSPISLAHRSAELAASARIADFDAYVAPGMVSGRPFYAERLAALPSAVRRLGLGPDLPDGVVRLDDGVQRAVAPAHQGSADDLYAVFWTSGTEGAPKAVPKTHNNMMASSLGAWRILDLPDGGNILAPFPFVNAAAMGGLMMCWMRTAGAMILHHPFHLDTFLKQLAQEDVTYTMVAPALLVDLRDRADDPALRPALLRLRAIGTGSAPPDPEVFGFFRDRFDVQVLNFFGSNEGAQMCASGDRVVDPRKRARFFPRDGDVNWPEGTGRRTANGGRFRLRDSDGAPVTRPGEIGEMWIEGPALMPGYYRRDASGVQFDRGKFDAQGYFATADLFEISDCGTLIRFHARARELIVRGGVKISPVELDNAIAAMPAIREAAVAPYADPRLGEKVCVFVVPEGRGAVTLSEVIAHCDAQGLARYKWPERLITLEALPRTPLAKLDRKALIRRLAEETTAAAG is encoded by the coding sequence ATGAGCCCCTTTTCCGCCGCCGACCGTGCCCGCCACCGTGACAGCGGCCATTGGGGCGAAGTGACGATCCACGCAATGTTTGCCGCCACAGCCGCCCGTGTGCCCGACCGTCCCGGCCTGATCGACCCGCCCAACCGCACCGCGCTGGTGGGTGGCGCCCCGCGCCGGCTGACCTACGCCCGGATGCAGGAAGAAGTCGACCAGCTGGCCGAGGCCCTGCGCGCCCAGGGGCTGGGTGCCGGATCGCTGGTTGCGGTGCAATATCCCAACGTGGCGGAGCTGGTGCTGCTGTATCTGGCGCTGGCGCGGATCGGGGCAATCCTGTCGCCGATTTCGCTGGCGCATCGATCGGCCGAGCTGGCGGCCAGCGCGCGGATCGCGGATTTCGACGCCTACGTGGCCCCCGGCATGGTGTCCGGGCGGCCCTTCTATGCCGAACGGCTCGCGGCCCTCCCGTCCGCAGTGCGTCGGCTGGGTCTCGGGCCGGACCTGCCGGATGGCGTGGTCCGGCTCGACGACGGCGTGCAGCGGGCCGTGGCACCGGCGCATCAGGGGTCGGCCGATGATCTGTATGCGGTCTTCTGGACCTCCGGCACCGAGGGCGCGCCAAAGGCGGTGCCCAAGACCCACAACAACATGATGGCCAGCAGCCTGGGCGCCTGGCGTATCCTGGACCTGCCCGACGGCGGCAATATCCTGGCGCCGTTTCCCTTTGTGAACGCGGCGGCGATGGGCGGGCTGATGATGTGCTGGATGCGCACCGCCGGCGCGATGATCCTGCATCATCCGTTCCACCTGGACACCTTCCTGAAGCAGCTGGCGCAGGAGGACGTGACCTACACCATGGTGGCCCCTGCCCTTCTGGTCGATCTGCGCGACCGTGCCGATGATCCCGCCCTGCGCCCCGCGCTGTTGCGGCTGCGCGCCATCGGCACCGGATCGGCACCGCCGGACCCGGAGGTCTTCGGCTTCTTCCGGGATCGGTTCGACGTGCAGGTGCTGAACTTCTTCGGCTCCAACGAGGGGGCGCAGATGTGCGCCTCCGGTGATCGGGTGGTCGACCCGCGCAAACGGGCGCGGTTCTTTCCCCGCGACGGCGACGTGAACTGGCCCGAGGGTACCGGGCGGCGCACCGCAAATGGCGGGCGGTTCCGCCTGCGCGACAGCGACGGCGCCCCGGTCACCCGCCCCGGCGAGATCGGGGAAATGTGGATCGAAGGGCCCGCCCTGATGCCCGGCTATTACCGACGCGACGCCAGCGGCGTGCAGTTCGACCGCGGCAAGTTCGACGCGCAGGGCTATTTCGCCACCGCCGACCTGTTCGAGATTTCCGATTGCGGCACGCTGATCCGGTTCCATGCCCGCGCGCGGGAGCTGATCGTGCGCGGCGGGGTCAAGATTTCCCCGGTGGAGCTGGACAACGCCATCGCCGCCATGCCCGCCATCCGCGAAGCTGCCGTCGCCCCCTATGCCGATCCCCGGCTGGGGGAAAAGGTCTGCGTCTTCGTCGTGCCGGAGGGGCGCGGCGCGGTCACCCTGTCCGAGGTGATCGCCCATTGCGACGCGCAGGGGCTGGCCCGGTACAAGTGGCCCGAACGGCTGATCACGCTGGAGGCCCTGCCCCGCACGCCGCTGGCCAAGCTGGATCGCAAGGCGCTGATCCGCCGGCTGGCAGAAGAGACGACCGCCGCCGCCGGGTAA